Proteins from a single region of Coregonus clupeaformis isolate EN_2021a chromosome 35, ASM2061545v1, whole genome shotgun sequence:
- the LOC121532077 gene encoding protein phosphatase 1 regulatory subunit 15A — MVRRKMASSGINSSTTGSHRTAMERFGDGGMALLPWTMHTLTVLWEQLRLLVHVIYYSFLTVFQMFRFEVHLRITEETGQHVQHMTTAANRDDSFFFSLFDSDKSVTLAGSNPLSHFCGDVGDVSGNSHTGALLSSLQAKEMCCGLVDDFVSRARMDSDDGLCLGHHPSWKLGFPGDWNLFVSSTVSGSSLHEMCRKNKEKAFDFKTKHDTTEDDMSVYWGKENDRNMGEFDSEDNPFSVSPCISSCSNMGETKNEDRVDGGLECNLSSRPGEELQETLGGWNIWSSRSDSESSWGSSDGSCADLDKEESERLWELFTSPTDPYNPLSFTASVASSVPHTDKALTHSQEAERASVLTSCSSDTVDSETPGPSSSEDDAEEQLWRSLSQNDDPYHPLNFRACLQSSPTTTEPPAFSTGDPLTPQSCPTQTPPGQAKQRDVVAKSLQTTRHTKPCLPKRQHCHPATTLLPWRRPEAKVTGQGQPQEEKVKQPLKKVRFSPLVQVHVMHTWPFARQMSRKGPWEELARDRDRFRKRIQETEQAIGYCFSQSHREMIRANLLSTSTSAMPPVHEL; from the exons ATGGTTCGAAGAAAAATGGCATCAAGTGGCATCAATTCTTCCACGACGGGTTCTCATCGAACTGCGATGGAGAGGTTTGGTGACGGTGGTATGGCTCTCCTACCGTGGACCATGCATACACTGACCGTACTGTGGGAACAACTACGGTTGTTGGTCCATGTCATTTACTACAGCTTCTTGACAG TTTTCCAGATGTTCAGGTTTGAAGTTCACCTAAGAATCACAGAAGAAACAGGTCAACACGTCCAGCACATGACCACAGCAGCAAACAGAGACGATTCCTTTTTCTTCTCATTGTTTGACAGCGACAAAAGCGTCACGCTTGCTGGCTCTAACCCCCTATCGCATTTCTGCGGGGATGTGGGCGATGTCTCCGGAAATTCCCACACAGGGGCCCTTCTGTCCAGCCTACAGGCTAAGGAGATGTGCTGCGGATTGGTGGACGACTTTGTGTCCCGCGCCAGGATGGATAGCGATGATGGACTTTGCCTTGGACACCACCCCAGCTGGAAACTGGGCTTTCCAGGTGACTGGAACCTGTTTGTGAGCAGCACTGTCAGCGGCTCCAGCTTACATGAAATGTGTCGCAAGAACAAGGAGAAAGCATTTGACTTCAAAACCAAACATGACACCACCGAAGATGATATGAGTGTTTACTGGGGTAAAGAGAATGACCGAAACATGGGAGAGTTTGACAGTGAGGACAAccccttctctgtctccccctgcatttCAAGCTGCTCCAATATGGGGGAAACGAAAAATGAAGATCGTGTTGACGGCGGCCTTGAATGTAACTTATCCAGCCGGCCCGGTGAAGAACTTCAAGAGACCCTCGGTGGCTGGAACATCTGGAGCAGCCGTTCAGATAGCGAGAGCAGCTGGGGGAGTTCAGATGGTTCGTGCGCAGACCTGGAcaaagaggagagcgagaggctCTGGGAGCTCTTCACCAGCCCCACCGACCCATACAACCCCCTGTCCTTCACGGCATCTGTAGCCAGCTCAGTCCCTCACACAGACAAAGCACTTACACACTCCCAGGAGGCTGAAAGGGCCTCAGTCCTGACCTCATGTTCTTCTGACACAGTTGACAGCGAGACCCCTggcccttcctcctctgaggatgACGCAGAGGAGCAGCTATGGAGATCCCTCTCCCAAAATGATGACCCTTACCACCCTCTGAACTTCCGTGCCTGCCTCCAGAGCTCCCCTACAACCACAGAGCCACCTGCCTTCAGCACTGGAGACCCACTCACCCCACAGAGCTGCCCCACACAGACGCCACCCGGCCAAGCTAAGCAGAGGGACGTTGTGGCCAAAAGCCTCCAAACAACCAGGCACACAAAGCCTTGTCTACCCAAGAGACAGCATTGCCACCCAGCCACTACACTACTACCCTGGAGGAGACCTGAAGCTAAAGTAACTGGACAAGGACAACCTCAGGAGGAGAAGGTCAAACAACCTCTGAAAAAG GTTCGGTTCTCACCACTTGTCCAGGTCCATGTGATGCATACCTGGCCCTTTGCTCGGCAGATGTCTCGCAAAGGACCCTGGGAGGAGCTAGCCCGCGATAGAGACCGGTTCCGAAAGAGGATCCAGGAAACAGAGCAGGCTATTGGCTACTGCTTCAGTCAATCACACAGAGAGATGATTCGGGCAAATTTGCTAAGCACTTCAACATCAGCCATGCCCCCAGTCCATGAGCTCTGA